One window from the genome of Streptomyces sp. NBC_00287 encodes:
- a CDS encoding DUF4240 domain-containing protein, with the protein MGLTMDHDRFWRLIDQARRQAADPTDAEEVAARASTLLAGLEPAEIIRAGKILWDLMAASYLAPLWAAAYQINGGCSDDGFDYFRGWLIAQGRTTFEDAINDPDSLASLPTVQQAAAKGWDLEGEAILTIVWNAYQTATGSEPPHNSFTIRYPDLDPEWNFDFGDHERIAARLPRIAALYPA; encoded by the coding sequence GTGGGACTGACCATGGACCACGACCGCTTCTGGCGCCTGATCGACCAAGCCCGCCGCCAAGCCGCCGACCCGACGGATGCCGAGGAGGTCGCTGCCCGCGCCAGCACCCTCCTCGCCGGACTGGAACCGGCGGAGATCATCCGGGCGGGGAAGATCCTGTGGGACTTGATGGCCGCGTCCTACCTGGCCCCCCTGTGGGCCGCCGCGTACCAGATCAACGGTGGCTGCTCCGACGACGGCTTCGACTACTTCCGTGGCTGGCTCATCGCCCAGGGCCGTACCACCTTCGAGGACGCCATCAATGATCCGGACAGCCTGGCCAGCCTCCCCACTGTCCAGCAAGCCGCCGCCAAAGGCTGGGATCTTGAGGGCGAGGCAATCCTCACTATCGTCTGGAACGCCTACCAGACCGCCACCGGAAGCGAGCCACCCCACAACAGCTTCACGATCCGCTACCCCGACCTCGACCCGGAGTGGAACTTCGACTTCGGCGACCACGAACGCATCGCCGCCAGGCTGCCCCGCATCGCGGCCCTGTACCCGGCCTGA
- a CDS encoding DUF6415 family natural product biosynthesis protein gives MNATESGEGTSAPPADITTMRASVAEVLPPDVTPTERSTLETLTGLLRGHMQLIIPEIEQVAARLPADDVPRYCALACVGEARGKLSAGPGLMPYDAAAHVRRLGRSLLALCDHYETLTGVRMCLACDQPIRPGEATHPYGQASPSGGVSFSDRIHDGCANTVRIR, from the coding sequence ATGAACGCCACCGAGAGCGGTGAGGGCACGAGCGCGCCGCCGGCGGACATCACCACGATGCGTGCAAGCGTCGCCGAGGTGCTCCCGCCCGACGTGACCCCCACCGAGCGCAGCACGCTGGAGACGCTGACCGGCCTGCTGCGCGGCCACATGCAGCTGATCATCCCCGAGATCGAGCAGGTCGCGGCACGACTGCCCGCCGACGACGTGCCTCGCTACTGTGCGCTCGCCTGCGTCGGCGAGGCGCGGGGGAAGCTGAGCGCCGGCCCCGGGCTGATGCCTTACGACGCTGCCGCGCACGTGCGCAGACTCGGCCGGTCGCTGCTGGCACTGTGCGACCACTACGAGACGCTGACCGGCGTGCGGATGTGCCTGGCCTGCGACCAGCCCATCAGGCCGGGCGAGGCGACGCACCCGTACGGCCAGGCCAGCCCCTCCGGGGGAGTGTCCTTCTCCGACCGGATCCACGACGGCTGCGCCAACACCGTCCGCATCCGCTGA
- a CDS encoding methyltransferase domain-containing protein, producing the protein MTTNAHQERPSRTELGRVLMSGGALASDWAPSFAAVPRSSFLPDLMWPFDMTTGRSVPVSRSQDAAAWYGYADSDVPVVTQWDDGKHSGTEPGQVSTSSASMPSVVFRMLRDLDVQPGNRVLEIGTGTGWNAALLAHRLGTESVVTVEVDEAVAAEARTALNLFGLPVLVIHGDGCKGYPEGGPYDRIIATCGFRSIPFAWVEQCRPGGVIVAPWGTHYGNDDAVARLVVSADGASATGAFTGPVEFMKARTQRLLPVVHSEYVTGSEADRAKSFAPITEGEFMAERFSPKRFALGLRLRQCVHVVGEKRDGARPVWFYGLSDRSWACVMFRDGQREAQVWQSGPRRLWDEVAAALAWWRAAGEPDYERFGLTVTQHGQRVWLDRPSQAWDI; encoded by the coding sequence ATGACCACCAACGCACACCAGGAGCGCCCCAGCCGTACCGAGCTGGGGCGCGTCCTCATGTCGGGCGGTGCGCTTGCTTCGGATTGGGCCCCCTCGTTCGCTGCGGTGCCCCGCTCCTCGTTCCTGCCAGACCTCATGTGGCCTTTCGACATGACCACGGGACGGAGCGTTCCCGTCTCGCGTTCGCAAGACGCGGCTGCCTGGTACGGGTACGCGGACTCCGACGTCCCCGTGGTCACGCAATGGGACGACGGGAAGCATTCCGGCACCGAACCGGGCCAGGTGTCCACCTCGTCGGCATCGATGCCGTCGGTCGTTTTCCGGATGCTGCGGGACCTGGACGTGCAGCCCGGAAACCGCGTCCTGGAAATCGGCACCGGCACTGGGTGGAACGCCGCGCTGTTGGCACACAGGCTGGGGACCGAGAGCGTCGTCACGGTCGAAGTTGACGAGGCCGTTGCGGCAGAGGCTCGTACAGCGCTCAATCTCTTCGGGCTTCCGGTGCTGGTGATTCATGGCGACGGGTGCAAGGGATATCCGGAAGGGGGCCCGTACGACCGCATCATCGCTACATGCGGCTTCCGGTCCATCCCGTTCGCGTGGGTGGAGCAGTGCCGACCGGGCGGGGTCATCGTGGCCCCGTGGGGGACTCACTACGGCAACGATGATGCCGTCGCCCGGCTGGTTGTCTCGGCAGACGGAGCGAGCGCCACCGGCGCGTTCACCGGCCCCGTGGAGTTCATGAAGGCGCGGACCCAACGGCTCTTGCCCGTCGTGCACTCCGAGTACGTCACGGGCAGCGAGGCCGACCGCGCGAAGTCGTTCGCGCCGATCACGGAAGGCGAGTTCATGGCGGAGCGGTTCAGCCCCAAGCGGTTTGCCCTGGGGCTCCGACTCCGGCAGTGCGTGCATGTGGTGGGCGAAAAGCGCGACGGGGCACGGCCGGTGTGGTTCTACGGGCTGAGCGATCGGTCGTGGGCGTGCGTCATGTTCCGCGACGGTCAGAGGGAAGCGCAGGTCTGGCAGTCCGGGCCACGCAGGCTCTGGGATGAGGTCGCCGCCGCCCTCGCATGGTGGCGGGCGGCCGGCGAACCCGACTACGAGCGATTCGGCCTGACGGTCACCCAGCACGGGCAGCGTGTCTGGCTGGACCGGCCGTCACAGGCCTGGGACATCTGA
- a CDS encoding GntR family transcriptional regulator, with amino-acid sequence MIRQRIADGTYAPRTRVPSVVQLQQEFGIAGATGQKVHCQLREDGLIYTKPGLGSFVAQQRGG; translated from the coding sequence GTGATCCGTCAGCGCATCGCAGACGGCACCTATGCACCGCGCACCCGAGTGCCCTCCGTAGTCCAGTTGCAGCAGGAGTTCGGGATTGCTGGGGCGACCGGGCAGAAGGTTCACTGCCAGCTGCGGGAGGACGGTCTGATCTACACGAAGCCCGGCCTCGGCTCGTTCGTCGCCCAGCAGCGCGGCGGGTGA
- a CDS encoding helix-turn-helix domain-containing protein, producing MDAITPGPLAPEVLDRGDVKRALAEHDFSAAFSLMKKWGGLSQNRIAAACQLTPGKVSTIISGQQQITSFDVICRIADGLRIPGRMVGLADRPWERQPDTPDPPTPPAARTSDDAPWEPVATVGLAADLTRSDLMMDRRAATRALTSAALSGAALLDSLEGWLQPTPAAAPARRRGRIGQREVRELETTARAFRAWDHKFGGGLRRKAVVGQLNEVASHLEEHQAPDVERGLCQVMAFLSGTAATMAWDSGLQKQAQSYYMLALRAAHAGNDSAFGANVLAGMARQMLYRDRPQDALELVHLAQKGAGKMAGARVRAMLHTREAWAYAAMGRASAFKRATGEATEALTDADGSEDPYWIAYFGEAELAGVTGGRLLDMARTDPQQHAEPAAQSIRGALASRGTEAGRSYALDLIGLAECHFLMGDVAGAVEQTHLAVDAAARTQSSRVRAQLGQLYPYTVGRSASRTVSEARASIRELLSS from the coding sequence ATGGACGCCATCACCCCCGGCCCGCTCGCCCCCGAGGTCCTCGATCGAGGAGACGTCAAGCGAGCCCTGGCAGAGCACGACTTCTCGGCGGCCTTCTCACTCATGAAGAAGTGGGGCGGCCTGTCGCAGAACCGGATCGCGGCGGCCTGCCAACTCACGCCAGGCAAGGTTTCCACGATCATCAGTGGGCAGCAGCAGATCACCAGCTTCGACGTGATCTGCCGCATCGCCGACGGGCTACGCATTCCCGGGCGCATGGTCGGGCTCGCCGACCGGCCGTGGGAGAGACAGCCAGATACCCCGGACCCCCCAACGCCGCCAGCCGCACGGACATCCGATGACGCCCCCTGGGAACCCGTTGCGACCGTAGGCCTGGCCGCAGATCTGACCAGGAGCGATCTCATGATGGACCGCCGCGCAGCTACGCGCGCCCTCACCAGCGCCGCCCTGTCCGGCGCCGCGCTGCTCGACTCCCTGGAAGGCTGGCTCCAGCCCACGCCAGCCGCCGCACCCGCGCGCCGACGTGGGCGCATCGGTCAACGCGAAGTCCGCGAACTGGAGACCACGGCGCGCGCCTTCCGGGCGTGGGACCACAAGTTCGGCGGAGGCCTTCGCCGCAAGGCTGTCGTCGGACAGCTCAACGAGGTTGCCAGTCACCTGGAAGAACACCAGGCACCGGACGTCGAGCGCGGTCTCTGCCAGGTGATGGCCTTCCTCAGCGGCACGGCTGCCACGATGGCGTGGGACTCAGGCCTCCAAAAGCAGGCCCAGAGCTACTACATGCTGGCGCTGCGCGCAGCTCACGCCGGCAACGACTCTGCGTTCGGGGCCAACGTCCTGGCTGGCATGGCCCGGCAGATGCTGTACCGAGACCGCCCGCAGGATGCCCTCGAACTCGTGCACCTGGCGCAGAAAGGTGCAGGGAAGATGGCGGGCGCGCGGGTGCGGGCCATGCTCCATACCCGGGAGGCCTGGGCGTATGCGGCCATGGGGCGCGCCTCGGCATTCAAGCGGGCCACGGGCGAGGCGACCGAAGCGCTCACCGACGCAGACGGGAGCGAAGACCCGTACTGGATCGCTTACTTCGGCGAGGCCGAGCTGGCAGGCGTCACCGGTGGCCGTTTGCTGGATATGGCCCGCACCGATCCGCAGCAACACGCTGAGCCCGCCGCACAGAGCATCCGTGGCGCACTGGCGAGCCGCGGCACCGAGGCAGGCCGCAGCTACGCCCTGGACTTGATCGGCCTGGCCGAATGCCACTTCCTCATGGGCGATGTGGCAGGGGCCGTCGAGCAGACGCACCTTGCAGTCGACGCTGCGGCACGCACCCAGTCCAGCCGGGTCCGGGCCCAGTTGGGCCAGCTCTACCCGTACACGGTGGGTCGGTCGGCTTCGCGTACGGTCAGCGAAGCGCGGGCGAGTATCCGCGAACTGTTGTCGAGCTGA
- a CDS encoding calcium-binding protein has translation MGKRVAATVVASFTVLCLSTSTASAETRLGDTQILSASVNDGKTLVIGAAAQASFSATATASDPAGLDYIDVLLYRDPSTAPTGYLAAAHDPVRTAVNDSTTRCDFSFTMGEGWLHNADAGTWRLHVNALALDGDYHRKETASVNLQRASKLTTNAAPEPVTKGKPITITGTLSRVSWNDSTYHRYANQPVRLQYRTPTGHYTTVKTVTASSTGSLKTTVTASRDGYWRYSYPGNTTTAAANAPGDYIDVR, from the coding sequence TTGGGCAAGCGTGTCGCCGCAACTGTTGTCGCCTCGTTCACGGTCCTGTGCCTGAGCACATCGACAGCATCAGCGGAAACCCGCCTGGGCGACACACAGATCCTCTCCGCCTCCGTCAACGACGGCAAAACCCTCGTCATCGGAGCGGCCGCGCAGGCCTCGTTCTCCGCAACCGCGACCGCCAGCGACCCCGCAGGCCTCGACTACATCGACGTCTTGCTGTACCGAGACCCCTCCACCGCGCCCACTGGATATCTCGCAGCGGCCCACGACCCGGTACGCACCGCAGTCAACGACAGCACCACACGGTGCGACTTCTCGTTCACGATGGGCGAAGGCTGGCTGCACAACGCTGACGCCGGCACCTGGCGCCTTCACGTCAACGCCCTCGCGCTGGACGGCGACTACCACCGCAAGGAAACAGCGTCAGTCAACCTCCAGCGCGCCTCGAAGCTCACGACCAACGCGGCACCCGAGCCAGTCACCAAGGGCAAGCCGATCACCATCACCGGCACACTCAGCCGCGTCAGCTGGAACGACTCCACGTACCACCGCTACGCCAACCAGCCCGTGCGCCTGCAGTACCGCACGCCCACCGGCCACTACACCACCGTCAAAACCGTCACCGCCAGCTCCACCGGCTCTCTCAAGACCACCGTCACCGCGAGCCGCGACGGCTACTGGCGCTACAGCTACCCCGGCAACACCACCACCGCAGCCGCCAACGCCCCAGGCGACTACATCGACGTACGGTGA
- a CDS encoding DUF4253 domain-containing protein, with protein MNLESRLSHGIVLPPGRMVTSDEGDGDLQPLWLSGSPSAADLWAQLRAEHATSGLWPLLLDSPDPHDGDFRPWGCGELSPERMSSPDDHDPEELLARWWRDHTATGEDDVLTAEERLAVTAPFGQTWPGTAPGRTIAADPDAMAAQYARVLLEQNPHARLGLVSAPRGADALTVVGWDGPANYDNDTATFSAVVRDWEERFGARVVGVGCSTLHLSVAAPPSGLDDALAIAAEHFAFCPDSIWQGAHATLDSYAEHLIDLNCWEFWWD; from the coding sequence GTGAACCTCGAATCCCGCCTGTCCCACGGAATAGTCCTGCCGCCCGGACGCATGGTCACCTCGGACGAAGGTGACGGCGATCTGCAGCCGCTGTGGCTGAGCGGCAGCCCGTCCGCCGCCGACCTGTGGGCGCAACTGCGCGCCGAACACGCCACCTCCGGGCTGTGGCCGCTACTGCTCGACTCCCCGGACCCGCACGACGGCGACTTCCGGCCCTGGGGCTGCGGCGAACTCTCCCCCGAGCGCATGTCCTCCCCCGACGACCACGACCCCGAGGAACTCCTTGCGCGCTGGTGGCGGGACCACACCGCCACCGGCGAGGACGACGTGCTCACCGCCGAGGAGCGCCTGGCTGTCACCGCCCCCTTCGGTCAGACCTGGCCCGGAACCGCACCCGGCCGCACGATCGCCGCGGACCCCGATGCCATGGCCGCGCAATACGCGCGAGTCCTCCTGGAGCAGAACCCGCACGCACGTCTCGGCCTTGTCTCAGCACCCCGCGGAGCAGACGCCCTCACCGTCGTCGGATGGGACGGACCTGCCAACTACGACAATGACACGGCGACGTTCTCCGCCGTCGTCCGCGACTGGGAAGAGCGATTCGGCGCGCGTGTCGTCGGCGTCGGATGCAGCACCCTCCACCTCAGCGTCGCCGCACCCCCAAGTGGACTCGACGACGCCCTGGCCATCGCCGCCGAGCACTTCGCCTTCTGCCCCGACTCCATCTGGCAAGGCGCCCACGCCACCCTGGACTCGTATGCAGAGCACCTCATCGATCTGAACTGCTGGGAGTTCTGGTGGGACTGA